A single genomic interval of Candidatus Macondimonas diazotrophica harbors:
- a CDS encoding OmpW/AlkL family protein produces the protein MKQITGRRLGALAAVSMMGICGTAGAYEGGDMLVRAGPTWVFPNDDSSAVHPIPGSGVEVQDGISLGFSVTYMVTPQIGVELLAALPFKHDIKGEGSLNGVDIGRIKHLPPTLTLQWYPQLGVDWVQPYIGAGVNYTTFFDEQADGDLEAIVGKTKISLDDSWGYAVELGADWAVSDNCFINTSLWYVDISTDATLKTAGAGTLKTDVDIDPLVFMLGVGMRF, from the coding sequence ATGAAGCAGATCACGGGGCGTCGGTTGGGGGCGCTGGCTGCAGTGTCGATGATGGGCATTTGCGGGACCGCAGGCGCCTATGAAGGCGGCGACATGCTCGTGCGCGCAGGCCCCACCTGGGTCTTCCCGAACGACGACAGCAGTGCCGTACATCCCATTCCCGGCAGCGGCGTGGAAGTCCAGGACGGCATCAGCCTCGGTTTTTCCGTCACCTACATGGTGACCCCTCAGATCGGCGTGGAACTGCTGGCCGCACTCCCCTTCAAGCACGACATCAAGGGCGAAGGCAGCCTGAATGGCGTGGACATCGGCCGCATCAAGCATCTGCCGCCCACACTGACCCTGCAGTGGTATCCGCAACTGGGCGTGGACTGGGTGCAGCCTTACATCGGGGCGGGTGTGAACTACACCACTTTTTTTGATGAACAAGCCGACGGCGACCTGGAAGCCATCGTCGGGAAGACCAAGATCTCCCTCGACGATTCCTGGGGCTACGCTGTGGAATTGGGCGCGGACTGGGCGGTTTCCGACAACTGCTTCATCAACACCAGCCTCTGGTATGTCGACATCTCCACCGACGCCACCCTGAAAACGGCGGGTGCAGGCACCCTCAAGACCGATGTCGATATTGACCCGCTGGTGTTCATGCTGGGTGTAGGGATGCGCTTCTAG